A stretch of Thermodesulfobacteriota bacterium DNA encodes these proteins:
- a CDS encoding acyl carrier protein, with product MNDSSGLRDRLVGLLEEVHPDPALRIENGTSLIRSGAIDSLGLFRLALWIENETRTRLDLGSLDPSRDWDTVSDILDFVARHRIP from the coding sequence ATGAACGATTCCTCCGGCCTGCGGGACAGACTGGTCGGATTGTTGGAGGAGGTCCATCCGGACCCGGCCCTTCGCATAGAAAACGGCACATCGCTGATCCGGTCCGGGGCGATCGATTCCCTCGGATTGTTCCGGCTTGCCTTGTGGATCGAAAACGAAACCCGGACCCGGCTGGACCTGGGATCGCTGGATCCTTCGAGGGACTGGGACACGGTTTCCGATATTCTCGATTTCGTCGCAAGGCACAGGATCCCCTGA
- a CDS encoding class I adenylate-forming enzyme family protein encodes MFINTHIGGLAEPCPGRRWDRETIHLRLSARVAHFRKLGIAGDAPVFLHHGNTLEFFVDLLAVWLVGGCAVPIDPQKTSYEVENMARAAAPRFSLWLGMPNGPIADSLAGMGVRCVDTAEMPETAPSGSVRYPAGGLAGLDDPALILFTSGTTGDPKGVVHTHRSLRARWTGIRHALGTKAFRRTLCLLPTHHGHGLICNCLYPWLSGQDLFLTPAFSQESILRLGSILDENGVTFMSSVPSVWRMALKMSSPPRRNTLERVCCGSAPLTGALWKEIRDWTGTGDVYNAYGITETGSWLAGTTVPGFTPEDGLVGKDWGGVIKVLDGASATRHPLSLRECPPGEAGHVWVNTPALMKGYLGRDDLTRKVVSHGWYVTGDIGMIDERGLLYLKGRERDEINKGGMKVYPDDIDAAAQRHGSTLDACAFGIEDPLLGENVAIAVVLKENRRESLRGLVDWLRDRLGTRQLPVRWYVLEEIPRTFAGKVDRVRVAGICASREAEDIRSLYR; translated from the coding sequence ATGTTCATAAATACGCATATTGGCGGCCTGGCGGAACCGTGCCCCGGCCGCAGGTGGGATCGGGAAACGATCCACCTTCGATTATCTGCGCGCGTCGCCCATTTCCGGAAACTGGGGATCGCGGGCGATGCTCCGGTCTTCCTCCATCATGGGAATACGCTTGAATTTTTCGTCGACCTGCTGGCCGTCTGGTTGGTTGGAGGGTGCGCAGTACCGATCGATCCGCAAAAAACAAGTTACGAAGTGGAGAACATGGCGCGCGCGGCGGCGCCCCGCTTCTCTCTCTGGCTCGGTATGCCGAACGGACCCATCGCGGATTCCCTGGCCGGGATGGGGGTTCGATGCGTCGACACGGCCGAAATGCCGGAGACCGCGCCTTCCGGTTCCGTCAGGTACCCGGCGGGGGGGCTCGCCGGCCTCGACGATCCTGCCCTGATCCTGTTCACCTCGGGCACGACGGGAGATCCCAAGGGGGTCGTCCATACCCATAGATCGCTGCGCGCTCGATGGACCGGCATCCGGCATGCGCTCGGGACGAAGGCGTTCCGGCGCACCCTCTGTCTGCTTCCCACGCACCATGGGCACGGCCTGATCTGCAATTGCCTCTACCCCTGGCTTTCCGGTCAGGATCTGTTTCTGACGCCGGCATTCAGTCAGGAGTCGATCCTGCGCCTGGGATCCATCCTCGACGAAAACGGGGTCACGTTCATGTCCTCCGTGCCTTCGGTATGGCGCATGGCGCTGAAGATGTCGTCTCCTCCACGAAGAAATACGTTGGAACGGGTATGTTGCGGTTCAGCGCCCTTGACCGGGGCGCTCTGGAAGGAAATCCGGGATTGGACGGGAACCGGAGATGTTTATAATGCTTACGGCATCACGGAAACGGGAAGCTGGCTTGCCGGAACCACGGTGCCCGGGTTCACACCAGAGGACGGGCTTGTCGGAAAGGATTGGGGGGGAGTGATCAAGGTACTGGACGGTGCTAGCGCCACCCGGCATCCGCTATCGCTGAGGGAATGCCCCCCGGGGGAGGCGGGGCACGTCTGGGTCAATACCCCGGCCCTGATGAAAGGGTACCTTGGAAGGGACGATCTCACACGGAAGGTCGTTTCGCACGGGTGGTACGTCACCGGCGACATCGGCATGATCGACGAGCGCGGCCTGTTGTATCTCAAGGGAAGGGAACGCGACGAGATCAACAAGGGCGGAATGAAAGTATATCCGGATGACATCGATGCCGCAGCGCAACGCCACGGCTCCACCCTCGACGCTTGCGCTTTCGGGATCGAGGATCCGCTGCTGGGAGAGAATGTGGCGATCGCGGTGGTGCTGAAGGAAAACCGGCGGGAAAGCCTCCGGGGCCTGGTCGACTGGCTCCGGGACCGGCTGGGAACGCGGCAGCTCCCTGTCCGCTGGTATGTTCTGGAAGAGATACCCCGAACTTTCGCCGGAAAGGTCGATCGCGTCCGGGTCGCCGGAATCTGCGCATCGAGGGAAGCCGAGGACATCCGGTCGCTTTACCGATGA